The DNA region CGAGGCCGGCCTGGGCGCCTCGATCTGCGCGCTGGTGGCCGCCGGCCTGGGCGTCAGCCTGATCAACCCGGTGGCGGCGGTCGAGGAGAAACTGGAAGGGGAGATCGAAGTGCGGCCGTTCTCGCCGGCGGTGCCGGTGATCATCGGGCTGCTGTATCCGCCGTATCACAACCGCACGCGGCTGGTGAACGTCTTCGCGGAACTGGCGCGCGACGTCATGCGGGAGGAACTGGCGGCGTTCGACGACGGCGCCGCGCGCCGGAAATAGGGCTCGGCCCCGTGGGGACGGGGCCGAGGTACTGCACCGGGAGGACTTCTGGAACTGCGGCCCCGCCTCCCGCCGGGGCAACCGCCTGGATTCAGCGGGTCCAGGCGGCCGGACTACGTGATCGGCTCGATCGCCCTGATCCGGCCTTCGGTATGGTTCACGCCTGGCCGCGAAATACGCGCAGTGAAAGCAGTGGGGAGATGGCGTTCCCGGGCCGGCGGCGCTGGCGCGCGCCGTGCGGGAAGAGACTGCGCGATGCGCGGAGGGAACCATGGCCCCGCACAAGGGGGGCAGCGGGGCCATGGGGTACTGCACACTACGGGCACTTCGTACTGCGGATGCTTCACTTCGCACTACTTCGACTACAGGTACAGCAACTACAAGTACAGCAACTAGCGATACTGCAACTACAGGTACTGCGGGTACTACGGCAACTACGGGTACTGCGACTACGCACTGTGAGCGGAACCTCGCCGAGTCCGTCCGGCGGGGCCGTGTTGTTCTCGTTGAATGAAATTCTGCGCTTCCAGGAATTAGGGATAAACCCGAAATCCCTCAAATCACTTTTCCATAATCCGGCGCAATGAGGTGGGTTTTACGGAAAAACCATTAAATCCATAATGATGTTCAATCATTGCGGCCTTCGACTCAAATCGCGCCGTGGCTTGCCGATGCGCAAGCGTCCATGCCGCTATGCGAGCAGGCGCTGCGTCCCCGCCAGCGACGTGCGCAGCGCGGCCCGCCCCCGCGACCGTAGATCGTCTTCATAGGCCTGCACGGCGGGTCGCAGACCGGCCGGGCCGCGCACGGCGGCCAGCGATGCCGCCAGGCTGGCGGCGTCCGCCAGGGCGGTATTCGCGCCCAGGCCTCCGGCCGGGCTCATGGCGTGGATGGCATCGCCCAGGAAGGTCACCGGCCACGCGGGCCACTCGGGCACCGTGTCGGGCATCCGCACCGCGCGCTGGCTCAGCGATTGCGGATCCGCCAGGTCCAGCACGCGCCGCAGCGAAGGATGCCAATCGCGCACGGCGTGCCGCAGCCCCGCCAGCCACGCCGCGGGGTCGGGGTGGTCCTCCAGCGCGGGAGAGCCCAGCGCATGCGGACGGCCGAGAAACGCCCAATACAGGTAATCGTCCTGCGGGCTCAATGCGCATCCCGGCGCGAGGCGTTCGGCGAGCGCCGGCAGGGGCTGGGCGAAGCGCATGGGTTCGACGATCAGGGACAGGCCCGACGCGAATACCACGGTCGCGCCTTCCAGCAGGGGCGCGTCGAGCGCGGCCTGCCGCGCCGGGTCCAGCGGTGTCCTGCCGTAGACGATATATGCGCCCAGATAGTGGGCGGTGGCGTGCGGCAGCAGGGTCTGGCGCAATGGCGACGCCGCGCCGTCGGCGGCGACGACCAGGTCGTAGGCGTGGCGCTGGCCTTCGGCCGTTATCAACGTGCCCGCCGCCGCGGCCGGCGCGGC from Bordetella genomosp. 10 includes:
- a CDS encoding FAD-dependent oxidoreductase, yielding MKHPMRIGIAGAGLGGLCLAQGLARAGIEADVFERDAGMHTRAQGYRLRIDADGQRALAACLAPDRYALFRHSATQAHGAPRWIGPDLAPRGERRPDNWRATGAADAATATQDGDLAVHRQTLREILSDGLRARIRYGQPVVAVDVSAAPAAAAGTLITAEGQRHAYDLVVAADGAASPLRQTLLPHATAHYLGAYIVYGRTPLDPARQAALDAPLLEGATVVFASGLSLIVEPMRFAQPLPALAERLAPGCALSPQDDYLYWAFLGRPHALGSPALEDHPDPAAWLAGLRHAVRDWHPSLRRVLDLADPQSLSQRAVRMPDTVPEWPAWPVTFLGDAIHAMSPAGGLGANTALADAASLAASLAAVRGPAGLRPAVQAYEDDLRSRGRAALRTSLAGTQRLLA